In a genomic window of Glycine max cultivar Williams 82 chromosome 13, Glycine_max_v4.0, whole genome shotgun sequence:
- the LOC100790085 gene encoding protein FAF-like, chloroplastic, translating to MSTCMSKKIQGQSLSIEEENMLVVQKQGIVTILGSNHDAPTTSLRRTLSADMSSKTWLSQNGFSLMKKTSSSEELSYSSLTKSTISDSSSSDEDNCEEAKQDQFQIWNTIQKEQQHEDNKPGQVDVWSSILVQKANEETLKLSTTPYVHPLVRRSKSCLSEKSLEICTESLGSETGSDGFSSYSPSETEEKEEEKEEESMQITHEEDFQVPKQNYAEKKSLPRSFPPPLPSLHMRSHRDNGRLFLQAVSVPSQNNFCAQRENGRLVLTFADVEVAEEEEEFDEAEEFESVIEEAKTPMLRLLSSGFGLALMMNKPIGLLGTDANVKSPKWSEKFNDVVNFKDVDTVQHSHPLPPRPRQHGSIHKKAFNAYEYYWRTKPTTKVAPASNTFTFQHNNNYSSLENNLKSCKDSRRSFLIWEPYCIAT from the coding sequence ATGTCAACTTGTATGAGCAAGAAAATACAAGGCCAAAGCCTTTCTATAGAAGAAGAGAACATGCTGGTGGTGCAGAAGCAGGGAATCGTGACCATTTTGGGCTCTAACCACGATGCTCCGACAACTTCTCTTCGACGCACTTTATCCGCAGACATGTCTTCCAAGACATGGCTTTCTCAAAACGGCTTCTCTCTCATGAAAAAAACCTCTTCCTCTGAAGAACTCTCTTACTCATCACTCACAAAATCCACTATTTCTGACTCATCCTCGTCTGATGAAGATAACTGCGAAGAAGCGAAACAAGACCAGTTCCAAATTTGGAACACAATTCAAAAGGAGCAGCAGCATGAGGACAACAAACCAGGACAGGTTGATGTGTGGAGTTCAATTTTGGTCCAAAAAGCCAACGAGGAAACCTTAAAACTAAGCACAACTCCTTATGTTCACCCACTTGTGAGAAGGTCAAAGAGTTGTTTGAGTGAAAAAAGTTTAGAGATCTGCACGGAGAGTCTTGGATCCGAAACTGGCTCAGATGGGTTCTCTTCTTACTCACCCTCTGAgacagaagaaaaagaagaagaaaaagaggaagagagTATGCAAATTACACACGAGGAGGATTTTCAAGTGCCAAAACAAAACTATGCTGAGAAAAAGTCCTTGCCTCGTTCTTTCCCTCCTCCACTTCCTTCACTCCACATGCGTTCACACCGTGACAATGGAAGGTTGTTCCTACAAGCTGTGTCTGTTCCTTCACAGAACAACTTTTGTGCTCAACGAGAAAACGGTCGACTTGTCCTCACTTTTGCTGACGTGGAGgtagctgaagaagaagaagagtttgATGAGGCAGAGGAATTTGAGAGTgtgatagaggaagcaaaaacaCCCATGTTAAGGTTGTTATCTAGTGGGTTTGGGTTAGCATTAATGATGAATAAGCCAATTGGGTTATTAGGTACTGATGCTAACGTTAAGAGTCCAAAATGGTCAGAGAAGTTCAACGATGTGGTCAATTTTAAGGATGTTGATACGGTACAACATAGTCATCCACTGCCACCGAGGCCAAGGCAGCATGGTAGTATTCATAAAAAGGCTTTCAATGCTTATGAATACTATTGGAGGACCAAGCCTACGACAAAAGTTGCTCCTGCTTCTAACACGTTTACCTTtcaacacaacaacaattacTCTTCCTTGGAGAACAATTTGAAGAGTTGCAAGGATTCTAGGAGGTCTTTTCTGATCTGGGAACCGTATTGCATTGCCACCTGA